The Phaeobacter sp. A36a-5a genomic interval CAGCGCCTCGGTAAAGCCGAGATCGCCCCAGGCTTCGCCCATGGTGGCTTCCATGTCTTCGATCAGCAGGTCAAAGTTCTGCACGTCGCGGCTGATCGTGCAGGCAACAATCGCGTTCGCTTCTGTCTGCGGCATACCGCTGCTCATCACCGTAATCCTTCTCTCGGGGCGTGTCGCACCATGTTGGCCAGAGCACGCTAGCACGCACGTCCGGCATTTGGACGCACATTACCTCTTGAGAACAATGTCGGTGAAGATCTGGGCGAGATTGGGGCCAAGGCGGCCCATTTGTGGGGAATTCCTAATGAAGCCTGAACAGGGTTAACCGCGGTCAACCCTGTCGTCCTGCGCTTATTCCAGGGTGGTCCTGATCGACCGTTCGCTGGTCAGAGAGGTGCGTGGCACCGCGCTTTCGACATATTCGCGGTAGATGATCTGCGCATACTTTCCATCCAGAACAGTGGGATGGCGCTTCAGGAAACCGCTGACCTCGGTCACGGTGCGACGGTTGCGGCGTTCGCGGTCGGAGGTGGGGATCAGAGGCTGCGTTTCGCCAAAGGACACGACTGCCTCCAAGCGACTGCGGCTGATGCCCCGCGAGACGAGATAGGCGACGGCGGCACGGGCGCGGCGCAGGCCCAGGGCCTTGTTGTAGCTGGCAGAGCCGACGGCGTCGGTATGGCCGAAGACACGGAATCGCACCTCCGGGAACTGTCTGATCCAATGGGCCTGCTGATCCAGCACGGCGCGGGCGTTGCCATCCAGCTGCGCGCTGTCAAAGGCAAAGGTGATCGTATTTGGCACTTCCTCGGCAAACCGGGTGGCGAGCTGGATCGCAAAGTCCCGCTCTCCGGCCATCACGGCGGCGTTGGAATTGGTCGCATTGCCAAAGACCGAGCGGTCCAGCGGTTCGCCCGCTTCATATCCGCAGGCGGCCACTGTCAGGGACAGGCCAAGGAGTGCTGCATATCTGATCATCTGCCCCATGTTCCTCTGCTCAATCCATCACATAGCCGTAAGAGCCGTTGAAGTCCTGCTTGGCGACCTCGCTGGCGGGGCCTTTTTGTCCCTTGGCTACGCGACCCATCAGGAACAGCTCGCTTTCGCTGGGTGGGCGGATCCGATCGGTGGGCAGGCTCAGCGCCTCGCCCCGTGTCGGCGTAACCAGATGGGCGCTGACAATGATCACCAGTTCGGTCTGCGCGCGCTGGTAGTTGGCGCTGCGGAACAGCGAGCCGAGGACCGGCACGTCGCCAATCCATGGCAGCTGCGAAGAGTTGTCGCGGAACTCATCACGGATCAGGCCGGCAATCGCAAAGCTCTCGCCGTCGCGCAGCTCCACCGTGGTGGAGGTTTCGCGCCGCGAGAAGGCGGCGATATTCAGCCCGTTCAGCTCAATCGAGTTGGTGGGATCAATAGCGGAGACGGCGGCCTTCATTTCAAGGTTGATGACATCGGCGTCCACCACTCGAGGAACGAAATTCAGCTCGATCCCGAAGGGTTTGAATTCAATCGTAATAATGCCGTCTTCCTGTGCGACTGGAATGGGGTATTCCCCCCCGGCGAGGAATTTGGCTTCCTGCCCGGACAGGGCCGACAGGTTCGGCTCAGCCAGGGTGCGCACGACACCTTTCTGTTCCAGCGCCTCCAGCAGCAGGTTCACCTGAAAGGCCCCGGCGTTGAAGCCAAAGACAAAGGCACCGGTGTTGTCGTTGCCAGCAGGGATATTGCCGGACAGGCTGTTGGTCAGCGCGCCCTGGGTGTTGAGTGTGCTGGTGCCGCCATTGACGCCGACGCTGTTGCCGCCCTTCACGCCAAGCGAGGCGCTGAGCGACTTCGAGACGGTGCGCTGCATCTCGGCAAAACGGACCTTCAGCATGACCTGCTGGACACCGCCCACCGACATCAGGTTGCTGACCCGTTCCGGGGCGTAGCGTTCGGCCAGATCAAGCGCCCGCTGCAATCGCGACGAGCTGGAGACAACGCCGGACAGGACAATGCCGTCATTGGCGGTACGGACCTCGATCCGCTCGCCGGGCAGGATCTGCCGCAGCCGCTCCTTGAATTCGCTGACATCCGCGGCAACGCGGACGTCGACATTGGTGATCAGACGACCGGAGGCATCGAGCAGGGTCAGCGTGGTTAGACCCGGCGCCTTGCCCAGCACGTAGATTGTGCGATCCGAAAGCGAGGAGATATCGGCGATGCTGGGATTGGCGATGCTGAGCTCGGAGAAGGGCACATCGCTTTCGACCACGACCGCCCGGTTCATCGGCACCTCAAGATTGGCCGCCGTGCCCTTTTTGACCACGCGCAGGCCATTGCCCCAGGCCGCATCCGCAACCGGGAAACACACCAGCGCGAGCCCGGTGAGGGCCGCCGCTACATACCGTCTAAAAGCCATGTGACCTGCCTTTCCGATCACGCCTCAATACAGGGTCTTATTGCCCATTGTTTGGGACACTCTGCGCGTATCGGCGAATTTTTGCAAGAATCAAAGGCTTCCGGGATGCAGCGACCGTGGCTGACCTGTGGGGTGACAGCAACAATCACATAAAAACGCCGCCCCGGAGGGGGCGACGTTCGATCTGTTATCTATCTGAAACCTTTGCAGGAAAGGCGCGGTGCTGATCAGTTGGTGCAGGGAATCGGGATCTCTACCACCTCGGCGCCGCGACGGGTGCGGATGGTGCAGACTTTTTCCTGCTCGGCCTGCTGCGGCGCTTCGATGGCGCTGAGCCCCAGCAGGCTGCGCTGATCAACCTCGATCACCGATGCAACCGTGTCGTCACCAGCCCCCACAAGGGAGAGCGACAGACGGCCGGTGGACTGGGCCTGGGCGAGGGCCGCAACCTGCTCGGGGCGGACAGCGGCGGTGACAGTGCGGGCAATCACGGCACCATCCAGATCGCCACCTGCAGTCTGATCCACGGCAATCAGTTCGATATTGGTCTGGATCAGACGGGTGAATTCACCATTGCGGCCACCGGCCTGATCATTGAGCGATCCGGTCCAGTAGACATCGACACGGTCACCGGGACGCAGGAAGCCGGACACGCCGGAGG includes:
- a CDS encoding type II and III secretion system protein family protein, giving the protein MAFRRYVAAALTGLALVCFPVADAAWGNGLRVVKKGTAANLEVPMNRAVVVESDVPFSELSIANPSIADISSLSDRTIYVLGKAPGLTTLTLLDASGRLITNVDVRVAADVSEFKERLRQILPGERIEVRTANDGIVLSGVVSSSSRLQRALDLAERYAPERVSNLMSVGGVQQVMLKVRFAEMQRTVSKSLSASLGVKGGNSVGVNGGTSTLNTQGALTNSLSGNIPAGNDNTGAFVFGFNAGAFQVNLLLEALEQKGVVRTLAEPNLSALSGQEAKFLAGGEYPIPVAQEDGIITIEFKPFGIELNFVPRVVDADVINLEMKAAVSAIDPTNSIELNGLNIAAFSRRETSTTVELRDGESFAIAGLIRDEFRDNSSQLPWIGDVPVLGSLFRSANYQRAQTELVIIVSAHLVTPTRGEALSLPTDRIRPPSESELFLMGRVAKGQKGPASEVAKQDFNGSYGYVMD
- the cpaB gene encoding Flp pilus assembly protein CpaB; translation: MRAVFGLVLIVGVALAGGAVMMAKNYISAYQNELARERASRGENIPLVDIFVANDQLKYGERLTKEHIRSVRWPENAIPEGAFLTMDALFPPQYPDDHRVVLRRMEKDEAILAVKVTKPGEDAGITSRLSKGMRAFAIRVDVSSGVSGFLRPGDRVDVYWTGSLNDQAGGRNGEFTRLIQTNIELIAVDQTAGGDLDGAVIARTVTAAVRPEQVAALAQAQSTGRLSLSLVGAGDDTVASVIEVDQRSLLGLSAIEAPQQAEQEKVCTIRTRRGAEVVEIPIPCTN
- a CDS encoding OmpA family protein, with the translated sequence MIRYAALLGLSLTVAACGYEAGEPLDRSVFGNATNSNAAVMAGERDFAIQLATRFAEEVPNTITFAFDSAQLDGNARAVLDQQAHWIRQFPEVRFRVFGHTDAVGSASYNKALGLRRARAAVAYLVSRGISRSRLEAVVSFGETQPLIPTSDRERRNRRTVTEVSGFLKRHPTVLDGKYAQIIYREYVESAVPRTSLTSERSIRTTLE